The sequence GAGAACGAGCAGCCCTTTGATCTTGTCGTTCTGTTCCACGGCGACCAGCTGAGGCAAAACGTGCTCGTACTTCGTCGTCTTGTTCTGCGACGGCAGCGTAATGTGGCCCTCGATCTGGCCGATGACGGTGAGCACGTGGATGTCGCTTTCGCCGGGTTCGGCCGCCTTCGACGTGCCGAGTT is a genomic window of Clostridia bacterium containing:
- a CDS encoding translocation-enhancing protein TepA, whose product is MIEHRSPVQARSAAASRDESADAESTAVDAVKELGTSKAAEPGESDIHVLTVIGQIEGHITLPSQNKTTKYEHVLPQLVAVEQNDKIKGLLVL